In Nycticebus coucang isolate mNycCou1 chromosome 9, mNycCou1.pri, whole genome shotgun sequence, the following are encoded in one genomic region:
- the SLC35B3 gene encoding adenosine 3'-phospho 5'-phosphosulfate transporter 2 isoform X1, translated as MGAASREAAAAVQSAGVREEEEENFSEQAKERLTKTKETSTDNFGSTECSTVTMDLKFNNSRRYISITVPSKSQTMSPHIKSIDDIIVLGINLSKFNKLTQFFICVAGVFIFYLIYGYLQELIFSVEGFKSYGWYLTLVQFALYSIFGLIELQLIQDKRRRIPGKTYMIIAFLTVGTMGLSNTSLGYLNYPTQVIFKCCKLIPVMLGGVFIQGKRYNIVDVSAAICMSLGLIWFTLADSTVAPNFNLTGVMLISLALCADAVIGNVQEKAMKLHNASNSEMVLYSYSIGFVYILLGLTCTSGLGPAVTFCSKNPIRTYGYAFLFSLTGYFGISFVLALIKIFGALLAVTVTTGRKAMTIVLSFIFFAKPFTFQYVWSGLLVVLGIFLNVYSKNMDKIRLPSLYDLINKSVEARKSRTLAQTV; from the exons AACTTCTCAGAGCAAGCTAAAGAAAGactgacaaaaacaaaagaaaccagcACAGATAACTTTGGAAGCACTGAATGCAGCACAGTAACAATGGATCTCAAGTTCAACAACTCCAGAAGATACATTTCTATCACTGTGCCCTCTAAATCCCAGACAATGTCACCACATATCAAGTCCATTGACGACATTATCGTACTTGGCataaatctcagcaaatttaacaaGCTTACTCAATTTTTCATATGTGTTGCTggagtttttatattttacctaATTTATGGATACTTACAG GAATTAATATTTTCAGTGGAGGGTTTCAAGTCCTATGGCTGGTACCTTACCTTAGTACAATTTGCATTATACTCCATATTTGGCCTAATAGAACTTCAGCTTATTCAGGACAAAAGGAGAAG AATACCAGGAAAAACCTACATGATAATAGCTTTTCTAACTGTGGGTACTATGGGGTTATCAAACACTTCCTTGGGCTACCTGAATTATCCTACCCAAGTCATCTTCAAGTGCTGCAAATTGATTCCTGTTATGCTAGGAGGAGTTTTTATTCAAG GAAAGCGTTACAATATTGTAGATGTGTCTGCTGCAATATGCATGAGCCTTGGCCTTATATGGTTTACCCTAGCTGACAGTACAGTTGCACCAAATTTCAACCTGACAG GTGTGATGCTTATTTCCCTGGCACTATGTGCAGATGCTGTCATTGGAAATGTTCAAGAGAAAGCAATGAAACTGCATAATGCTTCTAATTCTGAAATG GTTTTATATTCATATTCAATCGGTTTTGTATACATTTTGTTGGGATTGACATGCACTAGTGGATTAGGCCCTGCAGTAACATTTTGTTCAAAG AATCCAATTCGGACGTATGGTtatgctttccttttttccctcactGGCTATTTTGGAATCTCTTTTGTGCTGGCATTGATTAAGATTTTTGGTGCACTTCTTGCTGTAACAG TGACAACAGGAAGAAAAGCAATGACCATTGTACTTTCATTTATATTCTTTGCTAAACCATTCACATTTCA gTACGTATGGTCTGGTTTGTTAGTTGTTCTTGGTATATTTCTCAATGTCTACAGTAAAAATATGGATAAAATACGACTGCCATCACTGTATGATCTGATAAACAAATCAGTGGAAGCAAGAAAGTCAAGGACGTTGGCACAAACTGTATAG
- the SLC35B3 gene encoding adenosine 3'-phospho 5'-phosphosulfate transporter 2 isoform X3: MDLKFNNSRRYISITVPSKSQTMSPHIKSIDDIIVLGINLSKFNKLTQFFICVAGVFIFYLIYGYLQELIFSVEGFKSYGWYLTLVQFALYSIFGLIELQLIQDKRRRIPGKTYMIIAFLTVGTMGLSNTSLGYLNYPTQVIFKCCKLIPVMLGGVFIQGKRYNIVDVSAAICMSLGLIWFTLADSTVAPNFNLTGVMLISLALCADAVIGNVQEKAMKLHNASNSEMVLYSYSIGFVYILLGLTCTSGLGPAVTFCSKNPIRTYGYAFLFSLTGYFGISFVLALIKIFGALLAVTVTTGRKAMTIVLSFIFFAKPFTFQYVWSGLLVVLGIFLNVYSKNMDKIRLPSLYDLINKSVEARKSRTLAQTV; encoded by the exons ATGGATCTCAAGTTCAACAACTCCAGAAGATACATTTCTATCACTGTGCCCTCTAAATCCCAGACAATGTCACCACATATCAAGTCCATTGACGACATTATCGTACTTGGCataaatctcagcaaatttaacaaGCTTACTCAATTTTTCATATGTGTTGCTggagtttttatattttacctaATTTATGGATACTTACAG GAATTAATATTTTCAGTGGAGGGTTTCAAGTCCTATGGCTGGTACCTTACCTTAGTACAATTTGCATTATACTCCATATTTGGCCTAATAGAACTTCAGCTTATTCAGGACAAAAGGAGAAG AATACCAGGAAAAACCTACATGATAATAGCTTTTCTAACTGTGGGTACTATGGGGTTATCAAACACTTCCTTGGGCTACCTGAATTATCCTACCCAAGTCATCTTCAAGTGCTGCAAATTGATTCCTGTTATGCTAGGAGGAGTTTTTATTCAAG GAAAGCGTTACAATATTGTAGATGTGTCTGCTGCAATATGCATGAGCCTTGGCCTTATATGGTTTACCCTAGCTGACAGTACAGTTGCACCAAATTTCAACCTGACAG GTGTGATGCTTATTTCCCTGGCACTATGTGCAGATGCTGTCATTGGAAATGTTCAAGAGAAAGCAATGAAACTGCATAATGCTTCTAATTCTGAAATG GTTTTATATTCATATTCAATCGGTTTTGTATACATTTTGTTGGGATTGACATGCACTAGTGGATTAGGCCCTGCAGTAACATTTTGTTCAAAG AATCCAATTCGGACGTATGGTtatgctttccttttttccctcactGGCTATTTTGGAATCTCTTTTGTGCTGGCATTGATTAAGATTTTTGGTGCACTTCTTGCTGTAACAG TGACAACAGGAAGAAAAGCAATGACCATTGTACTTTCATTTATATTCTTTGCTAAACCATTCACATTTCA gTACGTATGGTCTGGTTTGTTAGTTGTTCTTGGTATATTTCTCAATGTCTACAGTAAAAATATGGATAAAATACGACTGCCATCACTGTATGATCTGATAAACAAATCAGTGGAAGCAAGAAAGTCAAGGACGTTGGCACAAACTGTATAG
- the SLC35B3 gene encoding adenosine 3'-phospho 5'-phosphosulfate transporter 2 isoform X2: MGAASREAAAAVQSAGVREEEEENFSEQAKERLTKTKETSTDNFGSTECSTVTMDLKFNNSRRYISITVPSKSQTMSPHIKSIDDIIVLGINLSKFNKLTQFFICVAGVFIFYLIYGYLQELIFSVEGFKSYGWYLTLVQFALYSIFGLIELQLIQDKRRRIPGKTYMIIAFLTVGTMGLSNTSLGYLNYPTQVIFKCCKLIPVMLGGVFIQGKRYNIVDVSAAICMSLGLIWFTLADSTVAPNFNLTGVMLISLALCADAVIGNVQEKAMKLHNASNSEMNPIRTYGYAFLFSLTGYFGISFVLALIKIFGALLAVTVTTGRKAMTIVLSFIFFAKPFTFQYVWSGLLVVLGIFLNVYSKNMDKIRLPSLYDLINKSVEARKSRTLAQTV; this comes from the exons AACTTCTCAGAGCAAGCTAAAGAAAGactgacaaaaacaaaagaaaccagcACAGATAACTTTGGAAGCACTGAATGCAGCACAGTAACAATGGATCTCAAGTTCAACAACTCCAGAAGATACATTTCTATCACTGTGCCCTCTAAATCCCAGACAATGTCACCACATATCAAGTCCATTGACGACATTATCGTACTTGGCataaatctcagcaaatttaacaaGCTTACTCAATTTTTCATATGTGTTGCTggagtttttatattttacctaATTTATGGATACTTACAG GAATTAATATTTTCAGTGGAGGGTTTCAAGTCCTATGGCTGGTACCTTACCTTAGTACAATTTGCATTATACTCCATATTTGGCCTAATAGAACTTCAGCTTATTCAGGACAAAAGGAGAAG AATACCAGGAAAAACCTACATGATAATAGCTTTTCTAACTGTGGGTACTATGGGGTTATCAAACACTTCCTTGGGCTACCTGAATTATCCTACCCAAGTCATCTTCAAGTGCTGCAAATTGATTCCTGTTATGCTAGGAGGAGTTTTTATTCAAG GAAAGCGTTACAATATTGTAGATGTGTCTGCTGCAATATGCATGAGCCTTGGCCTTATATGGTTTACCCTAGCTGACAGTACAGTTGCACCAAATTTCAACCTGACAG GTGTGATGCTTATTTCCCTGGCACTATGTGCAGATGCTGTCATTGGAAATGTTCAAGAGAAAGCAATGAAACTGCATAATGCTTCTAATTCTGAAATG AATCCAATTCGGACGTATGGTtatgctttccttttttccctcactGGCTATTTTGGAATCTCTTTTGTGCTGGCATTGATTAAGATTTTTGGTGCACTTCTTGCTGTAACAG TGACAACAGGAAGAAAAGCAATGACCATTGTACTTTCATTTATATTCTTTGCTAAACCATTCACATTTCA gTACGTATGGTCTGGTTTGTTAGTTGTTCTTGGTATATTTCTCAATGTCTACAGTAAAAATATGGATAAAATACGACTGCCATCACTGTATGATCTGATAAACAAATCAGTGGAAGCAAGAAAGTCAAGGACGTTGGCACAAACTGTATAG